CTGAATTCGCCTATGGGTCTTGCCACGACCCCTGGAAATTCAGTGTCCATAGCCACCCAGTGGTACTTTTGGACAatctaaaaaagaaagaaactcctgaagtatattttaagaataatgtgttataaaaagaaatagaacTTTTTgcagtaaacatttttatagatcTACATGGTCATGAGTTCATGACTAGAAGCTACAAATGCCTGATTAACTAGCAAAAATACTTAGGTGTATCGTGTGTTTacgaattttttttatattacaaatattagatGGAATTAGCAGATACATGGGTAAATTGGGTAATATAAAATACCTGTCTAATAACATGGAATTCTTCATGAAGATTGTGATTCCAAACATTTTTTATGGAGCAGTCGTCTTTTATAGCACTTGATAGAATGGATCCAAAACTGGCAGCAGGCATCTGTATTTTAGATTAATTAGGCTTTCCTAAAATTGAATCTGATTCTGCCGGCTCTTAACTATCGACCAAAGACAATATTCCTCTCTCACTTATTTCCAATTTTTAAGCGATCTGTCAAAGACATCAAAACGATAAAGCGGCCAATGCAATTGCCAACCGCGTTGGTTCGATAGTTTGAACAATATAGTTAAACAAATCACAAAATCCTATCCTTTTAATTCGAagctgtttatattttttttgttaaacacaaaaactaattttattctaGATTAGATAAATCCTGCATACTAAGGCTCTCTGCTTTATGTAGAGGTATATGAATACTATTATAGCACAAAGTACTTTATGCTTATAAATGTCTTCGTTTGTTTTCAGTATGCGTAACTTTTTGTGGGTAGACTCAGAATCTTCTGGATAGCATCCACTTTTGGTATAtataatatctttgaaaattggCTAATAATACAGTCATCCAAGTAGCTTGAAACAAGTACTATATTATTAcacttatgtattttaatataatagacaCACTCTTagaataattgaaataaaagacataattaaaaattgaagattaattgtattttaaaattacaaaaaaatatattacgaaaTCTTAAGATGTAAGAATAGggtgtaaaataaatcaataaaacctTAACAGGAAATAATAGTCTTAAATctataatgtatataaaatgtgctaaattctaataaatctaactaatgaaatatttagaCAGGTGTATCAAcctaaaatgtataattacaaatatcatGGAGCAGcaatttatctacataataatgatttaattactGATTGTttcaaatttcataataattattgtaaaatataaatcaaatgatAGAGATAACACAATTTATTCACAGATGAAGCAGTGAGGTTTACTCAGATAGTCCAATTGTCACAGATTTGATACTATGTACACATCACAAGGTGGTATTTAATTGTTCACTCTGTAATATGGAACACTTAGTATTTACGGTGTTATGCATATGCACGGGCTGCACGGGCTACGCGGCCTGCACGGCCGGCACGGGCTGCACTGGCTGCGCGGCCTGCACGGGCTGCTTGGGGCGCGCGGACTGCACGGGCTCTCTGATCAGGATGAGTTACCATTCTCACCATTGTCTTGGAAGTTATTTACATTCACAGAAAATGGTGCACCCAAGCCATATAAATGACCACTGGAACTTTCAATGTTGTCATCAAAGAATATctgaaaaataatgaatgtttGCATGAAACGAAACATAAGCAGCATAAGAAATGAATCATTGTATGTCAAGGATataagacaaaatattattccCTAAACTAGCAGTTGGTAAGGCAAGGGTAAGTAATATAGAAAAGAAATTGCACCTCTTTGATTTTGAAGAAAGCCATTCCAGTTAGATGAGAATCAGATCCAGCCTGGTGTTGTGGTCCAACTCTTCTTAGTTCCAGTTGGTCTGCCACCTCTTGTAGTCCACCTTTTAAGTTTTTGCATAACTTCATAAGGTACTGCAAcaaggtaaaatataattacccAATGATTTATTCTTACAATATAGCTAGAAGtcttgtttcaaataaaaatagaaagttACAGTTAATAAGTTAtgattacttacttttacatCATATACAGTTGGAAAATACAATCTTAGGCTTTCAAAGAATTCATTTTCATCTGTGGGTAGATTCTGGTCTGTGAGTAGTTTTAGTAAGTAGCCAAAATCATAGCCAGAATGAAAACTGAGCCATTTGATGTTATCCATTAGTACTAGTCCTGGAACAgtcacaataatataaaataatttatcatttataatattactactaCAGTAGGTTTGCCATCATGTCATAAAGACCtaagttcttttaaataataatatagtggaTATCAAAATTATTGGCAACTTTATAACTAACTTGGCAAAGTCCAGTATATTGATCATACATTTTCAGAAAATAGGCTTTTAccagatttttataattattcaccATGACTTAACTACTCCTAGTAAATGtacataaattttcattttttttctagaTTAAGAGTTAATATCATTTTGGGTTATGGTCTATATGGAAAAGTACCTGATGACATGAGTAATTCTGCAAACTCCAGCGGTTCAATACCTTCATCTTCGTGTTTCCTGAACTGTAGTCCAGAATTTTGCAGCAAATCAATTGAATCCTGAGCATACATGTCTTCtctgaaataaaacattgttaactCAACTGTTTGGTAGTCATTTTCAAAAAGGAAAGTGTTAATCTGAAGGACTAGTTGAAAAATTCCAATTTAACTATCTGGTGCAATCTGTAAGCATAACTATCTTTATACAACCACCCCAGAAAGGTgttctaatataaaattgaacCACTCCCCTAAATTATCCAGGGATTTGTAAAGGATCAAcactaattattttacttactgcaaattaaatttaaagttgaATTGCCATGTGGTGTATCCTGGGGGAGTTTTACCATTTTCATCCATAAAAGTCAGACCCAACTGAATTATTCTTAGGAGATCAACATTACacctgaaaaataaacaacatacatttaatataaaataattttgctttgCTTCGTGAgtcaatttatataaatgatcATTGCTCATGCTATAAGAGTTTGCTTTAAAATCCAACCAAGTAGATTTCaaagaacaaaacattttttttttccttaccTCAGTAGTTGATACTGGTAGTCTGCAGTGGATCTAAATTCACCAATAGGACGAGCAACTACTCCAGGAAACTCTGTGTCCATGGCCACCCAGTGGTATTTTTGAACCACCTGTtttataacaatgataacaattaaTCAACTTACAATACATATTCTCTTTGCAATAAACTATGGCCagcaataattttgatataactaTTTATATGACCATAGACATTACTCTATTGGGGTAGAATGGAATTTGAAATTCTTATCAGAATAAGTAATGAAGCACATGAATCCTTGCTTTGCCATGAATCTTAGTTTAATGTAGCTCACATTTACAAGAGTCCCATGACATAATGATGTAGACATGTCAACTGTCAAGTACTAAATTCATGCCTATAATATCTTCTTCTCTTGTATAGTAACAAGTTCAGTGACTgcgactaatttattttagctttATTGTATTAGAATAGAGAAatataacattacaataaacAGCAGAACAGTTATTTAATTACCTGTCTAATTATCTGAAATTCTTCATGTAAATTATGATTCCACACATCCTTTATGCCACAGTCTCCTGTTCCTGGAAGCTGAGCCAATGAACCGAAACTAGCTGCAGGCATCTGTAATGTTAAAGAACTCTTTGAATTTTATGACAAAGTGAGCAACAACAAATCTCCCGCCTTCAGCAAGTACAAAGaacaaacatcaataaatacaaacatgtaAACAATGTAAAAACTATGTTGTTAAGTGCGAAAGTTTTCAACATATTTATAACAGTTCACGACACGTATTCCAGGTAGTTGTGATTTTGCAACAGTATCACTtttcaatatgttttaaaaagtaagtttcGACTTCATATTTTGTACGACCGTTACATCTACGAACCTTGTATCGACTATCTGCTTCCAGATGGGCAGACTCTTCGGTTTTTTTCGACGCCGTGGTTTACGGTTTGTTATGAACTTCAAAGAATTTTGCGCCAGTGCTTTTACATAAAATAGCTTGTTGATGTTTGTAGGTTACGCTTTGATTTCTATGGACATTTCAATCTCTCACTTGACGAATCCGTGTAAACAAGCAGCGGGAAATGTACTATTATGGCGTAAATAGTAACTTCCCCGAGTaattaaatgctattgaatggTAAAATCTACAAATCTAtggaaacaaaaattataagagatttttattgaaataaaatcttgcAAAGCAACGCaatccattttttttactatgacTATGACAGTCAGAGTTTGTGGTTTAGA
Above is a window of Anticarsia gemmatalis isolate Benzon Research Colony breed Stoneville strain chromosome 7, ilAntGemm2 primary, whole genome shotgun sequence DNA encoding:
- the LOC142974426 gene encoding CCR4-NOT transcription complex subunit 7-like, with amino-acid sequence MPAASFGSLAQLPGTGDCGIKDVWNHNLHEEFQIIRQVVQKYHWVAMDTEFPGVVARPIGEFRSTADYQYQLLRCNVDLLRIIQLGLTFMDENGKTPPGYTTWQFNFKFNLQEDMYAQDSIDLLQNSGLQFRKHEDEGIEPLEFAELLMSSGLVLMDNIKWLSFHSGYDFGYLLKLLTDQNLPTDENEFFESLRLYFPTVYDVKYLMKLCKNLKGGLQEVADQLELRRVGPQHQAGSDSHLTGMAFFKIKEIFFDDNIESSSGHLYGLGAPFSVNVNNFQDNGENGNSS